From a single Nymphaea colorata isolate Beijing-Zhang1983 chromosome 4, ASM883128v2, whole genome shotgun sequence genomic region:
- the LOC116252404 gene encoding transcription factor bHLH91-like: MYDENSYFDAAHQSMQTELDGSIVAASNCTMGTAAAGLDQNFTFEDQNNPAQESMGIELQNQLRFELDPEFNTQIIQEALQASHSQLEHHHFATTVLPPPPSVLQNWETGEMHDMVFQQQQSLNTTYSLNSSLAAPDLLNFLQLPRCSVPTVLPTTSTLPFNGINKKAISGFPNSLDIYTEIGGNDANSASSVLYDPLQLNFPPNPPLLRDLFQSLPQNYHLPNSQSGPYLGLDEKDTGGSGMLQEGDIGGCRQYGNSVLDFRREMCGMGKGEARGNHHFATEKQRRESLNEKYKALRSLVPNPTKTDRASVVGDAIDYIKELLRTVEELKILVEKKRQAGGRQKRQKHGEEDPAATEVEVSTQNKPPHGMDAAAAVRAEREQTFSGSLRSSWLQRTSKEGTWVDVRIVDDEVTIKLTQRKKKNCLLFVSKILEDLQLEILHANGANFGDHNIFLFNTKICEGSCVYASAIANKLIEGVDRSYPRFTSRI; encoded by the exons atgtatgatgaaaatagttACTTTGATGCTGCCCATCAATCCATGCAAACAGAACTAGATGGCTCCATTGTAGCTGCAAGCAACTGCACCATGGGGACGGCGGCAGCAGGTCTAGATCAAAACTTCACCTTTGAGGACCAGAACAACCCCGCACAGGAATCAATGGGAATTGAGCTCCAGAACCAGCTCCGCTTTGAGCTTGATCCAGAGTTCAACACCCAGATCATCCAAGAAGCTCTTCAAGCAAGTCACTCTCAACTAGAGCACCACCACTTCGCTACGACAGTGCTGCCGCCACCGCCATCAGTGCTCCAGAACTGGGAGACCGGTGAAATGCATGACATGGTATTCCAGCAGCAGCAAAGCTTGAATACCACATACAGTTTGAACTCTTCCTTAGCTGCACCAGACCTTCTAAACTTTCTGCAACTACCCAGATGTTCTGTCCCCACAGTGCTTCCCACCACTTCCACTCTCCCTTTCAACGGCATCaataagaaggcaatttcaggctTCCCTAATTCACTTGACATCTATACTGAAATTGGTGGAAATGATGCAAATTCAGCATCTTCAGTCCTGTACGATCCACTCCAATTGAACTTCCCACCTAATCCACCGTTGTTGAGGGACTTGTTTCAGTCACTTCCTCAGAATTACCACCTCCCCAATTCGCAATCTGGGCCATACCTTGGCTTGGATGAGAAGGATACAGGAGGAAGTGGGATGCTTCAGGAAGGGGATATTGGTGGCTGCAGGCAGTATGGGAACTCGGTGCTGGATTTCAGAAGGGAGATGTGTGGGATGGGCAAGGGGGAGGCGAGAGGGAACCACCATTTTGCTACTGAGAAGCAAAGGAGAGAGTCGTTGAATGAAAAGTACAAGGCACTCAGGTCCCTGGTCCCTAACCCAACCAAG ACTGACAGGGCTTCGGTCGTGGGTGATGCAATTGACTACATCAAAGAGCTGCTGAGGACAGTTGAGGAGCTCAAAATACTAGTGGAGAAGAAGAGGCAAGCGGGGGGGAGGCAAAAGAGGCAGAAGCATGGGGAAGAGGACCCAGCGGCCACAGAAGTGGAGGTCTCCACTCAAAACAAGCCTCCCCATGGCATGGACGCTGCCGCTGCTGTCAGGGCGGAGAGAGAACAGACGTTCAGCGGGTCGCTGAGGAGTTCATGGCTGCAAAGGACCTCCAAAGAAGGCACATGGGTCGATGTAAGGATCGTTGATGATGAAGTCACTATCAAGCTTacgcagaggaagaagaaaaactgcCTGCTTTTCGTCTCCAAGATTCTTGAGGACCTTCAGCTTGAGATCCTTCACGCCAATGGCGCGAACTTCGGCGATCATAACATCTTCTTGTTTAATACCAAG ATCTGTGAAGGCTCATGTGTTTATGCGAGTGCAATTGCCAACAAGCTCATAGAAGGTGTCGACAGGAGCTACCCAAGGTTCACTTCAAGGATCTAG